In a single window of the Helicobacter felis ATCC 49179 genome:
- a CDS encoding RNA-guided endonuclease InsQ/TnpB family protein, with product MLIAYKQKLYNSSKNKQIDKLLRLYGICYNHCIALHKRYYRLYKKHLNFYALKKHITKLKKTTRFAFLKTLGSQTLQELVERIDKAYKKFFKKQGRPPRFKKVANYQSFTFSQCGYKIQDNIISFNGYRFKFVKTYDLVGKPKTLTIKRDNLGDYFLCLVCEKEDEPAKAECLKPFASEPACGNSVGLDFGLKTFLTCSNGTQIPSPLFFSKFLPLIKSCSKSLSKKKRGSHNRLKARLRLARLHRKIKNLRTDFFYKLANSLSKQYATIFIEDLNLKGMVKLWGRKVNDLAFGEFVAILERKTQVIKIDRFYPSSKTCSSCGAVKKDLSLKDRVFSCPSCGFSLDRDLNASINIHRVGASTLGVEAVRPA from the coding sequence ATGTTAATCGCTTACAAGCAGAAACTCTACAATTCAAGCAAGAATAAGCAGATAGACAAACTCCTACGCCTTTATGGCATTTGCTACAATCATTGTATCGCTTTGCATAAGCGGTATTATAGGCTCTACAAGAAGCACTTGAATTTCTACGCCTTGAAAAAACACATAACCAAGCTAAAGAAAACCACACGCTTTGCTTTTTTGAAAACTCTAGGCTCTCAAACCTTGCAAGAGCTAGTAGAGAGGATAGACAAGGCTTATAAAAAATTTTTTAAGAAACAGGGCAGACCCCCTAGATTTAAAAAGGTGGCTAACTATCAGTCTTTCACATTTTCACAATGTGGTTACAAAATCCAAGACAATATTATTTCTTTTAATGGCTATCGCTTTAAGTTTGTCAAAACCTACGACCTTGTAGGCAAACCCAAGACCTTAACCATTAAAAGAGATAATCTAGGCGATTATTTCTTGTGTTTGGTGTGCGAAAAAGAGGACGAGCCGGCGAAAGCAGAATGCTTGAAGCCGTTTGCGAGCGAGCCCGCATGCGGTAATAGCGTGGGGCTTGACTTCGGCTTAAAAACCTTTCTCACCTGCTCTAATGGCACACAAATCCCATCGCCTTTATTTTTCTCTAAGTTTTTGCCTTTGATTAAATCTTGCTCTAAATCTCTATCTAAAAAGAAAAGAGGTAGCCATAACCGCCTAAAAGCTAGGCTAAGACTTGCTAGATTGCATAGGAAAATCAAAAACCTAAGAACAGACTTTTTCTACAAGCTTGCCAATAGCCTATCTAAGCAATACGCCACTATTTTCATTGAAGATTTAAACCTGAAGGGTATGGTTAAACTTTGGGGGCGCAAGGTCAATGATTTGGCTTTTGGTGAATTTGTGGCTATCTTGGAGAGAAAAACCCAAGTGATTAAGATTGATAGATTTTATCCTAGCTCTAAGACCTGCTCTAGCTGTGGGGCTGTTAAAAAGGACTTGAGCCTAAAAGATAGGGTTTTTTCTTGCCCCTCTTGTGGGTTTTCTTTGGATAGAGATTTAAACGCAAGTATAAATATTCATAGAGTGGGGGCATCCACTCTTGGAGTAGAGGCTGTAAGACCCGCCTAG